The Toxorhynchites rutilus septentrionalis strain SRP chromosome 1, ASM2978413v1, whole genome shotgun sequence genome contains the following window.
GTTATTACATCCACCCTTAGACATTCTAAAATATCACTCATAATGAAGCAGAATGCACATATTTCCAAGCATCGTGTTCATGGATTATTTTTCGCTCGATTGTTAGTTTTCGTAAATGATGATTGACGTTGTACGCAGCAGCCATCCAAAGATTTTCTGGTGTGTTTTTGTATATCACCTTGACAATGTCCATTTCTTTAAATTCAACATTTGGGTTACTTTGCAGAACCGCTAAAATTTGAGCCTCTCGTTCATTACGATGATTTATGTAGTGATTTATGCGATCAATTGGATCCTAAaagaataaattaataaaaaataaatataatttttttagtggATATATAGGAAACATACGGTTATAACGTTGCCGTGGCCAGGATAGATAACGGTtggttttgtatttttgattatACATAGACTTTTTATGTACTCATAAAGGTCTTCAAAGACAGTTGTTCCTTCTCCCAGAATGCAATCTCCACTGAACAATGAGTTATCCTCATGCAACAAGAGAACGATATGATCCGTTGTGTGACCCGGTGTGTGAAGTACCTCCAATGTAGCTCCATCgatttcaaatttctgcccaTTTTTCAGCTCACAGCAGACCGTGTTTTCAAGTGTTGGTTCTGGCGCATCTGTTCGTCGGAATTTCCATACCCTGCATGATTCTTTAAGATTTTTGGAGAAAAGTCTTCGATTTAGATCAATATCCATGTGATAAATTTTCGAGACAATGGAGAAATaatttactaatacaaatgtTGGTATTTTCATGGGGATGAATTTTCAACATTTGTTGAAGTAAAATTAGTAATTGCACTTTTTACATTCATTTCATTATTATATATCGAAATGGAGGCAATTAATTTGTAACCGCAAAAAGTATCGTTTGGACATACCGTTGTTGTCAATAGCATTGAGTACATCATCCACTCCTCCAATATGATCATGGTGCCAGTGCGAGACAA
Protein-coding sequences here:
- the LOC129770173 gene encoding beta-lactamase-like protein 2 homolog — protein: MATIPPVTRLSTRLIRILGFNPSPMTLQGTNTYLIGSGTRRILLDAGDPDVPDYISHLKQVILDEKVIIGDIIVSHWHHDHIGGVDDVLNAIDNNESCRVWKFRRTDAPEPTLENTVCCELKNGQKFEIDGATLEVLHTPGHTTDHIVLLLHEDNSLFSGDCILGEGTTVFEDLYEYIKSLCIIKNTKPTVIYPGHGNVITDPIDRINHYINHRNEREAQILAVLQSNPNVEFKEMDIVKVIYKNTPENLWMAAAYNVNHHLRKLTIERKIIHEHDAWKYVHSASL